DNA from Sphingomonas psychrotolerans:
CGCCTCCTGCGCGGCTTGCGTTATGACAGGCGTTATGACATTCGCCGTCTGTTCCATAAATCATTTTCGGCCTCCCCTGCGATGATCGCAGCGACGTGCTGACGCCGTGTGATGGCGATTCGGCGGCCTTTTCGTTCAGTGATTTGGCGGCGTGCACGCTTGGTGCAAACAAACTGACCATCTGCAATTCGCGGGTTAACGCGACGTTCTACTCGAACTTCATCAAGGGCGGTTCGATTGAGCTTCAGAAGACTGGTCAATCCAGCTCACCGCTAAAGGGCGTCCTGTCCAGCGTCCAGACTTGGCCGGCCACCACGATCGCGGCAGGCGCGAACGACTACCTGTCCCTCACCTCGACAGGCATGAACGACAGCGCCGTGCTCAGCGCGATGCTGGTGACGTTAAACGCCGCCCTCGTTGGTCTGCGCTGGGAAGTCGTGCCGGTCAATTCGGACTCGGCACACCTCTACGCGTTTAATACCACCGGCTCATCGATCAACATCCCGAACGGCACGCAGGTTCGGGTCGTTTCCTTGCAGTTCTGATGCACCCGCAGCAGAAACCCCCTGTGCCGCACCCGGCTTGCCCCGAGGGATATCTGATCGGCGGGGCATTCCCACTGCATGACGATCTCACCTAGCTCCGCCAGCGCGTTCATAAGCTTGCGCTCGCCGGGGAGCAGTGCGGGGTACGAACCCTGCCCCTTCACCACCTGAACGGTCGCAATATCCTCCGCGGCAACGGGCAGGCGATTGAGCACGACGTAATCTGCGTGCGCGGCGAAATCCCGAAGTACTGCATATGGGTCGGGGAGGTACTGAAGCGTCCCGCTGATCAGGGCGATGTCGAAGTGCCCCTGAGGCCGCTCGGTCGCGAAGTGGAGAACAGGTGCGCTCGTCCGGGCAGCAGCAACTTGTGCCGGCGTCTCGACTACGGTCCAGTCCCAGTCGGTTTGGGGAAAGAGCCGCGCCATGCTGTAGTAATGGCCGCCGAGACTGCCGCCGAGATCCACAACGCGCAAGTTGGCGCGGGCGGCGACGATCGGCGCGAAGGCGGCGACCAGCTGCAGCGTGCGGGCCTCGGTAATCGGACCCTGAAGGGCGGGAAGCTCTCCGCGCTGCAACGACAGGGGGTTCTCGTATCCGAGGCTGTGCGCGCGGGCTTGAGCGAAGCTTGCATAGCGACCCCTGTATCGTACCGATCCGCCAATCCCGGCCAGCATCTCCACCAGCCTAGGCGGTATCCATGCCCGGAGGCGGCTAGTCATCTTGGTCACGGCCTACATTCCGTGATTTTCGATGTACCAGACAATGAAGCCGCAAAACACGGCCACAATCAATACAAGGCCTACCTGGTGTCTAGGCTTAATCATTCTCGCATCATCATTATTTTCTTCGCCCTCGTCAACTAAAAGGATACGACGATGGCCGATCAACGCAGGCTTGTTCCGTGATGGACAAGCCCAGCGCCGAGAATCTGAAGCGCACGATCGACGCCGTCCGCAAGGACGTCGGGTTAGAGATCGCCTGATCATCGTCGACACCGTGTCGCGCGCGATACCCGATCAGGACGAAAACTAGCAGGATACCATGTCATTGCTCGTCGACAGCATGGCGGATCTTCATAATTACACCGACGGTGCTGCGATCGACATCCACCACTCAGGCAAAGACAAAGAGAACGGTATGCGCGGCAGCACCGTCCTTCTGGGCGGCCGCCCATGACGACGAGGGTCCGGACGACATGCCTGCGCATCTCCGCGCCACACTCACCGGCATCCAGCTTTCGATACCGTTGATCGCCGGCAGTCTCGCGCTCGGCACCTGGCAGGGTATCTATCTGTTCGAACACCGCCGCCGACCGCACCGCCGCCAGATCGCCTTGCACCTAATCGGCACCTAGCCGTCATCCCGGCGAAAGCCGGGATCTCAGGCGATGGCGGTCAGGCTGCACGAGATCCCGGCCTTTGCCGGGATGACGGTTCAGGGTGCCGCCCGCCTCCGATGCTCGGTGAAAGCAAAATGATCGCGGATATGCCGGTTGAAATAGCTGCCCTTCGAGAAGGCCTCGCGCATCGCCTGCGCCACCGCGGGCGGCACCTCGTGATAGCTGTACATGCGCCCGCTGACGAAGACGATGTCGAGCCGCTGCCCGGCCTCGTCATAGTCCCAGCGACGGATCACGCTCGAAGGCATGAATCGATAACGCGCCACGCCGCCGCGTGCTCCCGCTTGCGCCTCTCCCCCGCCCCTGCGATGCTCGCCCGATGAGCGACGACGCCTTCATCACCGGCCTGCCCAAGGCCGAGCTGCATCTTCATATCGAAGGCAGCCTCGAGCCCGAGCAGATGTTCGCCTTCGCGCAGCGCAACGGCGTGACGATCCCCTACGCCTCGGTCGAAGAAGTCCGCGCGGCTTATGATTTCTCGAACCTGCAGGACTTCCTCGACATCTATTATGCCGGCGCCGACGTGCTGCGTACCGAGGAGGATTTCCGCGATCTTGCGCTCGCTTATTTCGATCGCGCCGCTGCCGACGGCGTCGTCCATGCCGAGATCTTCTTCGACCCCCAGACGCACACCCATCGCCGCGTGCCCTTCGGAGTCGTCGCCAACGGTCTCCTTGCCGGCATGGCCGAAGCCGAGGCAAAGCACGGCCTCACCTCGAAGCTGATCCTCTGCTTCCTGCGCCACCTCGATGAGGAGGATGCTTTCAAGACCCTCAGCCAGGCCCAGCCATGGATCGACCGGATCGCGGCAGTCGGGCTCGATTCCTCGGAAGTCGGCCATCCGCCCGCCAAGTTCGAGCGCGTCTTTGCCGCAGCCGCAGCCATGGGGCTCAAGCGAGTCGCGCATGCCGGCGAAGAGGGGCCGCCCGAATATGTCTACGAGGCACTCGATCTGCTTCATGTCGACCGGCTCGATCACGGCAATCGCAGCCTCGAGGATCCGGCTTTGGTCACGCGCCTCGCGCGTTCGGGGATGACGCTCACCGTCTGCCCGCTGTCGAACGTCAAATTGTGCAACGTCGCCTCGATCGACGTGCACCCGATCGACCGGATGCTGCGTCTCGGGCTGCGCGTCACCGTCAATTCGGACGATCCGGCCTATTTCGGCGGCTATGTCGGCGAGAATTACCGCGCCATCGCGCGCGGCCGGGCGCTCGACCGCGACGATCTGGTCACCCTCGCCCGCAACAGCTTCCTCGGCTCTTTCCTGCCCGACGAGGCCGTCGCGACGCACCTCGCCCGGCTCGATGCGTATGTGGAGGCGCATGCGTGAGCGGCATCGTCTTCACGCCCTATCTGCACGAGGAAATGGTCGCCGGCATCCACGTCCTTGCCGCCGCGATGGAAGACGAGGGCTGGCGCCCTGCCTTGCTGGTCGGCGTCGGCCGCGGCGGGCTCGCGCCGGGGGTCTATCTGTCGCACCGGATGAACCTGCCGCTGGTCTCGATCGATCATTCGACCCGGATCGCGCCATTCGGTGCCGAACTGATCGCCGTCCTCGCCGAGCGGACTCGTGCGGGCGAGCAATTGCTGTTCGTCGAGGACATCAACGACAGCGGCCGCACGATCGGCGAGATCCGCGCCGCGCTTGCGGCCCAGGGCGCGATCGATGCGAATATCCGCTTCGCCGTGCTGATCGACAACCGGCTCTCGGCGCAGCGCGTCGAATATCGCGCGCGCACGATCGATCGCAGCCTCGACAAGGACTGGTTCGTCTTTCCATGGGAGGCGATGGCGCCGCTTGAAAAACTCGCCGAGGAAGCGATGGAAGTGCCGGAGCGAATCGCCTGACGCGTTCAGCCTCCGTCAATCGCCGCGAGCGCACCATTCACCGCATCTTCGCGCGGGAGCCTTTCCCCTCCCGTGCGCGTTCGACTGACGATCGGCATCCCCGCCCCTCGCCATAACTACCGGAGGAACCATGCTAAAAAGCATAACCAGGCGACCGCGCATCATAGCGTTGGCCGCAGCCCTGGCGGGCAGCGCCGCACTTGCGGGCTGCATGACCGCGACCCCCTATCAGCCCGCGACGGCTTCATCGCGCTCGGGCTATACGGACGAGCAGATCGAGGGCAATCGCTTCCGCGTCAGCTTCTCGGGCAACAGCCTCACTGCGCGCGAGACGGTGGAGCGCTACCTGCTGTATCGCGCGGCTGAACTGACCGTTCAGCGCGGCTTCGACCATTTCGTCCTCGTCACTCGCGACACCGAGACCCGCACCGATACCTATCGCACGCCGGGCGCCTTTGGCGGCGGTTTCTATGGCGGCGGTCCGTGGGGCTATTGGAGCCCGTCGTGGCGCTTTTATCGCGGCCCGCGCTGGGGCTGGCGCAGCTACGATCCGTTCTGGGACGACCCTTTCTGGAGCTCGCGCGACTGGGATTATCGCACCGTCCGCCAATATGAGGCGATGGCCGAGATCGTCACCGGCCGCGGCCCGAAGCCGGGCGACAACCTGCGCGCCTTCGACGCCCGCGAAGTGCTCGACCGTCTCGGGCCGTCGATCAAGATGCCCGAATCGCGCTGATTTCAAAAATCCTCCCTCGCTTCGGCGGGGGAGGATTTTTTGTGCCTTACGCCGTGAGCGCCCCATGGCAGTGCTTGTACTTGCGCCCCGAGCCGCACGGGCATGGCGCATTGCGGCTGACCAGCCCTTCCCACTGCGCCGGATCGGTGCCGAGATCCTCGCCCGAGGGCAGCGGAATCCCCATTTGCGGCAGCTGGTTGAACACCAGCCCCGTCGCGCCGCCGTCATAGTCGCCGCTATCATCCATACCGGTCAGCGGATCGATATGCGTGGTCAGGAAGTCGGGCAATTCGGGCAGATCGGGCGGCGGCGCCATGCGGAACT
Protein-coding regions in this window:
- a CDS encoding helicase RepA family protein, translating into MSLLVDSMADLHNYTDGAAIDIHHSGKDKENGMRGSTVLLGGRP
- a CDS encoding CC0125/CC1285 family lipoprotein; this translates as MTATPYQPATASSRSGYTDEQIEGNRFRVSFSGNSLTARETVERYLLYRAAELTVQRGFDHFVLVTRDTETRTDTYRTPGAFGGGFYGGGPWGYWSPSWRFYRGPRWGWRSYDPFWDDPFWSSRDWDYRTVRQYEAMAEIVTGRGPKPGDNLRAFDAREVLDRLGPSIKMPESR
- a CDS encoding KTSC domain-containing protein, coding for MARYRFMPSSVIRRWDYDEAGQRLDIVFVSGRMYSYHEVPPAVAQAMREAFSKGSYFNRHIRDHFAFTEHRRRAAP
- a CDS encoding phosphoribosyltransferase translates to MSGIVFTPYLHEEMVAGIHVLAAAMEDEGWRPALLVGVGRGGLAPGVYLSHRMNLPLVSIDHSTRIAPFGAELIAVLAERTRAGEQLLFVEDINDSGRTIGEIRAALAAQGAIDANIRFAVLIDNRLSAQRVEYRARTIDRSLDKDWFVFPWEAMAPLEKLAEEAMEVPERIA
- a CDS encoding adenosine deaminase is translated as MSDDAFITGLPKAELHLHIEGSLEPEQMFAFAQRNGVTIPYASVEEVRAAYDFSNLQDFLDIYYAGADVLRTEEDFRDLALAYFDRAAADGVVHAEIFFDPQTHTHRRVPFGVVANGLLAGMAEAEAKHGLTSKLILCFLRHLDEEDAFKTLSQAQPWIDRIAAVGLDSSEVGHPPAKFERVFAAAAAMGLKRVAHAGEEGPPEYVYEALDLLHVDRLDHGNRSLEDPALVTRLARSGMTLTVCPLSNVKLCNVASIDVHPIDRMLRLGLRVTVNSDDPAYFGGYVGENYRAIARGRALDRDDLVTLARNSFLGSFLPDEAVATHLARLDAYVEAHA
- a CDS encoding methyltransferase, TIGR04325 family, translated to MLAGIGGSVRYRGRYASFAQARAHSLGYENPLSLQRGELPALQGPITEARTLQLVAAFAPIVAARANLRVVDLGGSLGGHYYSMARLFPQTDWDWTVVETPAQVAAARTSAPVLHFATERPQGHFDIALISGTLQYLPDPYAVLRDFAAHADYVVLNRLPVAAEDIATVQVVKGQGSYPALLPGERKLMNALAELGEIVMQWECPADQISLGASRVRHRGFLLRVHQNCKETTRTCVPFGMLIDEPVVLNA